The following proteins come from a genomic window of Oncorhynchus gorbuscha isolate QuinsamMale2020 ecotype Even-year unplaced genomic scaffold, OgorEven_v1.0 Un_scaffold_5023, whole genome shotgun sequence:
- the LOC124028917 gene encoding protein Mis18-alpha-like encodes MSGRRALCKDSNVTYEVTGNDGVYADSTIIKDNSKQGKFVEDDDSDPPVVFFCGSCKLPVGDSLSWAGSEDEKNQILLNRVSDNVLVGKETHFSGTCKKDLGCLKVHLTCRGCSSLLGMVYISTPRKLDHIRSLFCLNVTAIESYVLGSSSQQVAAVSPKQQPVTLEYRQAVERQLDEIKAVTLSMGQRLLVLEGDQQSKCHM; translated from the exons atgtcTGGGAGAAGAGCACTTTGCAAAGATTCAAACGTGACATATGAAGTCACCGGCAACGATGGAGTTTATGCTGACTCGACCATCATTAAGGACAACTCTAAACAAGGGAAGTTCGTAGAAGACGACGATAGCGACCCACCGGTCGTCTTTTTCTGCGGGAGTTGCAAGTTGCCCGTCGGTGACTCGTTGTCTTGGGCTGGGAGTGAGGACGAAAAAAATCAAATACTGCTGAACC GTGTCAGTGACAATGTTTTGGTTGGCAAAGAAACTCACTTCTCTGGTACCTGTAAGAAGGATCTAGGCTG CCTGAAAGTCCACCTGACCTGTCGTGGCTGCAGCTCTCTGCTTGGCATGGTCTACATCTCTACACCCAGGAAACTGGACCACATCAGGTCTCTGTTCTGCCTCAATGTGACTGCCATAGAGAG CTATGTCCTGGGGTCTTCCAGTCAGCAGGTGGCAGCAGTGAGCCCCAAGCAGCAGCCGGTCACTCTGGAGTACAGACAGGCTGTAGAGCGACAACTGGATGAG aTTAAGGCGGTGACTCTGTCTATGGGGCAGAGGTTGTTGGTGCtggagggtgaccagcagagtaAATGTCATATGTGA